In Fervidobacterium sp., a single window of DNA contains:
- a CDS encoding response regulator, giving the protein MKKVLVIDDSTVWRNFLQNFIEAKGHSVEVAKDGLDGINKFFSFLPDIVIVDYVMPKLNGIHFTRFIRSYRAARNVGVLMLTGAEETVNPFWAKKSGVDLFLKKTAPQDEIERTILNFINQPFNIEWSREIYKIHLEPYGELVDIIEESLKESTLVREIISYSEFIYDEELVLRKLHELFSELFEYKSLYIGVSVLSELRLYSFSKEPAAPEEVYSVVSNFTGVKYYSHVETYFDGKRKLSDKFMIEIIYQKDAPVGFIIIEEPHIIEVTQQILSMINTPLGVLFTLLNDYKNLSAGKEIDEVTGLYNETAFRAKVMYALDFAKRNNIPLTFAKVKLKNLKDISAAHGEMFTNRLLREIGNYFSKKVPDLSARLSSDQFVCILLGSNKQRAELQKQESIEKIKEILVNFDNLKLEFECSIVEWNGETLGEIMEKL; this is encoded by the coding sequence ATGAAAAAAGTACTTGTAATAGATGATTCAACCGTATGGCGGAATTTTCTCCAAAACTTTATAGAAGCTAAAGGCCACAGTGTAGAAGTAGCCAAAGACGGTCTTGATGGAATAAACAAATTTTTTTCGTTTTTGCCAGATATTGTTATAGTTGACTATGTAATGCCAAAGTTGAATGGTATACACTTCACAAGGTTTATAAGAAGCTACAGAGCTGCTCGAAATGTCGGAGTACTTATGCTAACTGGTGCAGAAGAGACTGTGAATCCTTTCTGGGCAAAAAAGAGCGGAGTTGACTTGTTTTTAAAGAAAACTGCTCCACAAGACGAAATAGAAAGAACGATATTGAACTTTATAAACCAACCATTTAATATTGAGTGGTCGAGAGAAATATATAAGATTCATCTCGAACCGTATGGTGAGCTCGTGGATATAATAGAAGAAAGTTTGAAGGAATCAACTTTAGTTCGTGAGATCATAAGTTATTCTGAATTTATTTACGATGAGGAACTTGTACTAAGAAAACTTCATGAACTATTCAGCGAATTGTTTGAATACAAAAGTTTATACATTGGAGTTTCCGTGCTTTCAGAGCTAAGACTATACAGCTTCTCAAAGGAACCAGCTGCTCCAGAAGAGGTCTATTCAGTTGTCTCAAATTTCACTGGGGTAAAATATTATTCGCATGTTGAAACTTATTTTGATGGCAAGCGAAAGCTTTCGGATAAATTCATGATAGAAATAATCTACCAAAAAGATGCCCCCGTAGGTTTCATAATCATAGAAGAGCCGCATATTATCGAGGTAACGCAACAAATACTCTCGATGATAAACACACCGCTTGGCGTACTTTTCACGCTGTTGAACGATTATAAAAATCTTTCCGCTGGTAAAGAAATTGACGAAGTAACGGGGCTTTACAACGAAACCGCTTTCAGAGCAAAGGTAATGTATGCTTTAGATTTTGCTAAGCGGAATAACATACCGTTGACTTTTGCAAAGGTAAAATTGAAGAATCTAAAAGATATAAGCGCAGCACATGGTGAAATGTTCACAAATCGTTTGCTAAGGGAAATCGGAAATTATTTTAGTAAAAAGGTACCAGATTTATCAGCAAGACTAAGCTCAGACCAATTTGTATGCATTTTGCTTGGTTCGAATAAACAAAGAGCAGAACTTCAAAAACAAGAGAGCATAGAAAAGATAAAAGAAATTTTAGTAAATTTTGATAACCTCAAACTCGAATTTGAATGTTCTATAGTCGAGTGGAACGGTGAAACACTTGGTGAAATTATGGAGAAATTATAA
- a CDS encoding chemotaxis protein CheB — MLNKVIVVGSAGSPNVAIRIVKIDMVLNIPIIVCIHFTGSAMETFANHIILETGHNVIVVQKPTELKPGIYLPEGGKDLIFLSENIVNSVESEKTVHPSISKLFQSLVKYGSNNTTIIVLGGLGDDGREYAKILKDKGVRFIIEKSPRFPYLPENISKELDMRYEKLEIEEIIDVIKNLNTKLRHKI; from the coding sequence ATGTTGAATAAAGTAATTGTAGTGGGTTCAGCAGGAAGTCCTAATGTGGCAATTCGCATAGTTAAAATAGACATGGTTTTGAACATACCTATCATAGTTTGTATTCATTTTACTGGAAGTGCTATGGAAACGTTTGCAAACCACATAATCTTAGAAACCGGTCATAACGTGATCGTAGTTCAAAAACCAACGGAACTGAAACCCGGAATTTATTTACCTGAAGGTGGAAAGGATTTAATCTTTCTTTCTGAAAACATTGTAAATTCTGTTGAAAGTGAAAAAACTGTACATCCTTCCATATCTAAGTTATTTCAGTCACTCGTCAAGTACGGAAGCAATAATACAACAATAATAGTACTTGGCGGGCTTGGTGATGATGGAAGGGAATATGCAAAGATCTTAAAAGATAAAGGTGTTAGATTTATTATTGAAAAATCACCAAGATTTCCATACTTACCTGAGAATATTTCAAAAGAGCTAGATATGCGATATGAAAAACTTGAAATAGAAGAGATAATCGATGTAATAAAGAATTTAAATACAAAACTTAGGCATAAAATTTGA
- a CDS encoding response regulator codes for MDFLEIFFQELKEKGQESIELIKSFLQTKQGSLINEIYRIFHTIKGSASLVGLVGYKELFHKMEDYFRNYSTGEYELSEEFLAKLLSVLPSISERSSDISEEEVKEIIAKLEGKKEMESVVLPYSVQMVSPEFIQEFLSTVLTVENSLMRNDIRSALRNIRIIKSKLTSTMQEMYYVKLRTLLSNFDTLVIQEATLAKKKVKLHVKVGDEMVEKKDSQSLIDMLVHLVRNSIAHGIEKPEIRKDLGKSEIGNITIRSYIMNNEIYLEVEDDGQGIDFEKVRKKAAEMNLGYMRPEEIIFVPGFSTKDNVDTTSGRGVGLDAVKSFATARGGDVELVTEPGKGTKFVIHFPVKSFLVRVLVVEGDGQQFCISTSDIIEIISKAQIFDGMVKYKDKFCDIIYSSTQPRFGVITKNYKAVLIDNIVGTFDGQISGEKYPSIKGFVKNVYVYPLPVIDVENFVQYERKKVEKRSVLLVDDSFVTRNVVSKLLRTFGYEVIEAKNGMEAIKLIEKKPDVVVCDVEMPDIDGFETTRQIKKIMPNIPVILFSTLSHEQLSKGMEVGADAYISKDETPERLLKLIEKLVSGVYVSD; via the coding sequence ATGGATTTTCTTGAAATATTTTTCCAAGAACTCAAAGAAAAAGGTCAAGAATCAATTGAGCTAATAAAATCTTTTCTACAAACCAAACAGGGAAGTCTAATTAACGAAATTTACAGGATTTTTCATACAATTAAAGGTTCTGCAAGTTTGGTAGGACTTGTAGGGTACAAAGAACTTTTTCACAAGATGGAAGATTATTTTAGGAATTACTCTACCGGAGAATATGAACTTTCCGAAGAGTTTCTCGCTAAATTGCTCTCAGTACTTCCAAGTATCTCGGAGAGAAGCAGCGACATTTCGGAGGAAGAAGTAAAAGAGATTATAGCAAAGCTCGAAGGTAAAAAAGAAATGGAAAGTGTAGTATTACCTTACAGCGTTCAAATGGTATCACCTGAATTTATCCAAGAATTTCTCTCTACAGTTCTTACTGTTGAAAATAGTCTGATGCGAAACGATATCAGAAGCGCGTTACGTAATATCAGGATTATAAAGAGCAAACTAACCTCTACGATGCAAGAAATGTACTATGTGAAACTGAGGACGCTACTTTCGAACTTTGATACACTCGTGATACAAGAAGCAACTCTGGCTAAGAAGAAAGTTAAACTTCATGTAAAAGTTGGAGATGAAATGGTAGAGAAAAAGGATTCCCAATCACTTATTGATATGCTTGTACACCTTGTCAGAAATTCAATTGCACATGGTATAGAGAAACCAGAGATTCGAAAAGATTTGGGAAAATCGGAAATTGGTAATATAACTATAAGAAGTTATATTATGAACAACGAAATCTATCTTGAAGTAGAAGATGACGGACAAGGTATTGATTTTGAGAAAGTCAGGAAAAAAGCAGCTGAAATGAACTTAGGTTATATGAGGCCTGAGGAGATTATCTTTGTTCCTGGATTTTCTACAAAAGATAATGTTGATACCACATCTGGCAGAGGTGTGGGATTAGATGCAGTTAAGAGTTTCGCTACTGCACGAGGTGGTGATGTAGAACTTGTGACGGAACCAGGAAAAGGGACAAAATTCGTAATACATTTTCCTGTTAAGTCTTTCTTAGTGCGTGTCCTCGTAGTTGAAGGTGATGGACAACAGTTTTGTATCAGTACATCCGACATAATTGAAATAATCTCAAAGGCTCAGATATTTGATGGAATGGTAAAATACAAAGATAAATTCTGTGACATCATTTATAGTTCGACTCAACCAAGATTCGGTGTTATAACAAAAAACTACAAAGCTGTGCTTATAGATAACATTGTTGGAACATTTGATGGACAAATTAGTGGAGAAAAGTATCCATCTATCAAAGGCTTTGTGAAAAATGTATACGTATACCCTTTGCCTGTCATCGATGTGGAGAATTTTGTTCAGTACGAAAGGAAGAAGGTGGAAAAAAGAAGCGTACTATTGGTCGACGACTCTTTTGTAACAAGAAATGTTGTCTCCAAGCTGTTGAGGACTTTTGGTTACGAAGTTATCGAAGCAAAAAATGGGATGGAGGCTATAAAACTTATAGAAAAAAAGCCGGATGTGGTTGTATGCGATGTGGAAATGCCAGACATAGATGGATTTGAAACCACAAGACAAATTAAAAAAATAATGCCAAACATACCTGTAATATTGTTCAGCACACTGTCCCATGAACAACTATCCAAGGGCATGGAAGTTGGCGCTGATGCATATATATCTAAAGACGAAACACCTGAAAGATTACTTAAGTTGATTGAAAAATTGGTTTCCGGAGTTTATGTTTCAGATTAA
- a CDS encoding methyltransferase domain-containing protein produces MPKFDIIREKVLRVVKRHGLKIEEGRLKRFLENIQDLPIVDMPDELVELLVIENLTIGESYFFRDRKTFERLKEIMTRKPEWNVLSVGCSKGEEVYTMAIISKEIGVKCKVVGIDVNHQRISEARDGCYRFWSLRFLTDEEIDKYFTKKDDKYCIKEEFKNNVFFYQCNINSCEIVHEGKFDIIFVRRVLLYVENTGYILRKLYDLLEDDGYLITGSGEYFPEVYDHFDVVYQDIGCIFRKVTKSSIPKKLPEFKKKYETSKGSYDGTLANIPSPRTHEKKHIPLVISKSFEEEIKILESMLENRIYQQAYERAKDLALRYPTEYLVWKYKALLEIELSMKDEAKKSLKKAFFLNHHDDELLQIRHFIERIEKFKG; encoded by the coding sequence ATGCCAAAATTTGACATAATTAGAGAGAAAGTTTTGAGAGTAGTAAAAAGGCATGGTTTGAAAATTGAAGAAGGTCGTTTAAAAAGATTTTTAGAAAATATACAAGACCTACCAATAGTCGACATGCCAGATGAATTAGTAGAACTTCTTGTTATTGAAAATCTCACAATCGGAGAATCTTATTTTTTTAGGGATAGGAAAACATTTGAAAGACTAAAGGAAATAATGACAAGAAAACCAGAATGGAACGTACTCTCCGTAGGTTGTTCCAAAGGAGAAGAAGTTTATACAATGGCGATAATTTCAAAAGAAATAGGTGTCAAATGCAAAGTCGTTGGCATAGATGTGAATCATCAAAGAATAAGTGAAGCAAGAGATGGATGTTATAGGTTCTGGAGTTTGAGATTTTTAACCGATGAAGAAATCGATAAGTATTTTACAAAAAAGGATGATAAATATTGTATAAAAGAAGAGTTCAAAAATAATGTTTTCTTCTATCAGTGTAACATAAACAGCTGTGAAATCGTACATGAAGGTAAATTTGATATAATATTTGTTAGAAGGGTTTTATTATATGTTGAGAATACTGGATACATCCTCAGAAAACTGTACGACTTATTAGAAGACGATGGTTATTTAATAACGGGTAGTGGTGAGTATTTCCCGGAAGTTTACGATCACTTTGATGTTGTTTACCAAGATATAGGTTGCATATTCAGAAAAGTCACTAAAAGCAGCATACCTAAAAAATTACCTGAATTCAAAAAAAAGTATGAAACATCTAAAGGTTCTTACGACGGCACTTTGGCAAACATTCCAAGTCCACGCACCCATGAGAAGAAGCATATTCCACTTGTGATATCAAAAAGTTTTGAGGAGGAAATAAAAATACTTGAAAGTATGTTGGAAAACAGAATATACCAGCAAGCGTACGAAAGAGCAAAGGACTTAGCTTTAAGGTATCCCACGGAATATTTAGTATGGAAATACAAAGCACTTTTAGAAATTGAATTATCGATGAAAGATGAAGCGAAAAAATCTTTGAAAAAAGCTTTCTTTTTAAACCATCACGACGATGAATTATTACAAATTAGGCACTTTATTGAAAGAATCGAGAAGTTCAAGGGGTGA
- a CDS encoding TIGR00725 family protein: MLESLKRQNKIGVIGYSGDINSEPISSLYDFCISLGRELGKRYVVFTGGRDGVMELVCRGVADVNGLSVGVLPWEGTDANRYNSLVINTGLDFQMRSFILVKSVDVIVSVGGEIGTGLEILAAYANKKPVVLVRGTGGWTDRIAEVLIDGKYLDNRKLVPVYQAHNIEEIIKLIQEILK; the protein is encoded by the coding sequence ATGTTGGAATCTTTGAAAAGGCAAAATAAGATAGGAGTTATTGGTTATTCTGGAGATATTAATTCAGAGCCTATAAGTTCATTATACGATTTTTGCATAAGTCTTGGTAGAGAACTTGGCAAAAGGTATGTAGTTTTCACAGGCGGAAGAGATGGTGTGATGGAGCTTGTTTGTAGAGGTGTAGCCGATGTTAATGGACTTTCCGTAGGTGTACTTCCTTGGGAAGGTACTGACGCAAACAGATACAATTCCTTAGTGATTAATACGGGTCTTGATTTTCAAATGAGGTCATTTATACTTGTAAAGAGTGTAGATGTTATTGTATCCGTCGGTGGTGAGATAGGAACAGGATTGGAAATACTCGCAGCTTATGCAAATAAGAAACCAGTTGTATTAGTAAGAGGTACTGGTGGATGGACAGATAGAATTGCTGAAGTGCTTATTGATGGCAAGTATTTGGACAATAGAAAATTAGTTCCTGTATATCAGGCACACAACATTGAGGAAATAATCAAACTAATACAAGAAATTTTAAAATGA
- a CDS encoding DMT family transporter, translating into MVVTIFWGMSFVATKFVVNVFAPLPAAFYRFLIALVVLFPFSKNRKIFDFNAFWSGFWGITMYFVFENTALVYTNPTNTAVIVSSAPILYVIFTHIFHKQKTNFFHYIGSLTAFFGVALVIINGRILKLNPLGDILAFGSAFSWVLYTHYVTKMQNSDGIDQIFSITFWGVVTLIPFSFFQNMKPAFEIRSFLSLLYLSIICSALGYLLWNKSITLIGDRRTTNAIYFIPMVTIISENLMLKTPLTFYSVLGVLSLITGLYIFERGEEYGKK; encoded by the coding sequence ATGGTTGTAACTATTTTTTGGGGAATGTCTTTTGTTGCAACCAAATTTGTTGTGAATGTCTTTGCCCCACTTCCTGCAGCATTTTATAGGTTTTTGATTGCTTTAGTTGTTTTGTTTCCGTTTTCAAAAAATAGGAAAATATTTGATTTCAATGCTTTCTGGTCTGGCTTTTGGGGTATTACGATGTACTTTGTTTTTGAAAACACTGCTCTTGTTTACACAAATCCCACAAACACTGCTGTAATTGTTTCAAGTGCACCGATTTTGTACGTAATATTCACACATATATTCCACAAACAAAAGACGAATTTCTTTCACTATATCGGTTCTTTAACAGCATTTTTCGGCGTAGCACTTGTTATAATAAATGGTAGAATTTTGAAATTAAATCCATTAGGCGACATTTTAGCATTTGGTTCAGCTTTTTCTTGGGTACTTTACACACATTATGTAACGAAAATGCAAAATAGCGATGGTATAGATCAGATATTTTCAATTACGTTCTGGGGTGTGGTTACTTTGATTCCATTTTCTTTTTTCCAAAATATGAAGCCAGCTTTTGAAATAAGAAGTTTCTTAAGTCTGTTGTACCTTAGCATAATATGCTCAGCACTTGGTTATTTATTGTGGAATAAATCCATTACTTTGATTGGAGATAGAAGAACTACGAATGCCATATACTTTATTCCAATGGTAACTATAATATCTGAAAATCTTATGTTAAAAACGCCATTAACTTTTTATAGTGTTTTGGGTGTTCTGTCGTTAATAACAGGATTATATATCTTTGAAAGGGGAGAAGAGTATGGGAAAAAGTGA
- a CDS encoding rod shape-determining protein, translating to MGKSDLGIDLGTANFIVYQQGRGIVLNEPAVVAIERKTNKILAIGYEAKEMLGKTPEDKVLAIKPMRDGVIADYTIISEVLKYFMRKLNKSLFFKCNMVIGIPTKTTSVEQRAVYDAALKAGAKRVHIVLEPTAAAIGIGLDVMKPIGNMVIDIGGGTTDIAVISLGGIVVGDSIKLAGNALDDAIVKGIRRTFGLIIGESTAEEIKIKVGKVHPDIEDLELEIKGRDAVTGLPRTEVVNSTDVYKMLRPVIENIISRVKLVLEKTPPELSADIVQHGIVLTGGGALLRGIDKAIQEEIGVPCKVADEPLLCVARGTGRLLEDEELLKHVAVTYER from the coding sequence ATGGGAAAAAGTGATCTTGGTATCGATCTTGGTACTGCTAATTTTATAGTTTATCAACAAGGTAGAGGAATTGTACTTAACGAACCGGCAGTTGTAGCTATTGAAAGAAAGACAAATAAAATCTTAGCGATAGGCTACGAGGCAAAAGAAATGCTTGGTAAAACACCTGAAGATAAGGTACTCGCAATTAAACCGATGAGAGATGGTGTTATTGCTGATTACACAATTATTTCCGAAGTTTTAAAATACTTCATGAGAAAGTTGAATAAAAGTCTATTTTTCAAGTGTAACATGGTCATAGGCATTCCTACAAAGACGACAAGTGTTGAACAACGAGCTGTTTACGACGCTGCCTTGAAAGCAGGAGCAAAAAGAGTACATATTGTTCTTGAGCCTACAGCTGCGGCAATAGGGATAGGCTTGGACGTTATGAAACCGATCGGTAATATGGTTATCGATATTGGTGGTGGCACGACAGATATAGCTGTAATAAGCCTTGGAGGTATTGTCGTTGGAGATTCGATAAAACTTGCAGGAAATGCTCTTGATGACGCAATAGTTAAGGGTATTAGAAGAACATTCGGGCTGATAATTGGTGAATCAACAGCAGAAGAGATAAAAATAAAGGTAGGAAAAGTTCATCCTGATATAGAAGACTTAGAATTGGAGATTAAAGGTAGGGATGCAGTTACTGGTTTACCACGAACGGAAGTTGTAAATTCAACCGATGTTTACAAAATGTTGAGACCTGTCATTGAAAACATTATATCGAGAGTCAAGCTTGTTCTTGAAAAAACTCCTCCAGAACTTTCAGCTGATATAGTTCAGCACGGAATAGTTCTCACAGGTGGTGGAGCATTGTTAAGAGGTATAGATAAAGCTATTCAGGAAGAAATTGGAGTACCTTGTAAAGTTGCAGATGAACCGCTTTTATGTGTAGCTCGTGGTACTGGTAGATTACTTGAAGATGAAGAATTACTCAAACATGTGGCAGTCACATATGAAAGATAA
- a CDS encoding flagellar hook-basal body protein → MYRGVYTAAMGMLVDITKIDTISNNLSNVETNGYKADALAFKTYLEKEIYRIRPKPEDKKVEAKRIGRLEQAVILDEVRTRLEQGILEQTNVPTHLAIHGEGFFAIRKGNEVYYTRNGEFIRDVNGYLVNTQGYYVLNSNGQQLQLPENFSIDDFGNVLGENGEIIDRIGIYSLQNPRKQGETLFSGNAQLIRDDQLTQSNTRILSGYLEKSNVNVVREMVKMIDAHRHYEATSKAILVHDELLNKVINNVGTLR, encoded by the coding sequence ATGTACAGAGGTGTTTATACAGCGGCAATGGGAATGCTGGTAGACATAACGAAAATAGACACGATCTCTAACAATTTATCGAATGTGGAGACAAATGGGTATAAAGCTGATGCTTTGGCTTTTAAGACGTACCTTGAGAAAGAAATCTACAGAATCAGACCAAAACCAGAAGATAAAAAGGTTGAGGCTAAAAGAATTGGTCGACTTGAACAAGCTGTTATCCTTGACGAGGTTCGCACAAGGCTTGAGCAAGGAATTTTAGAGCAGACTAACGTTCCAACGCATTTAGCTATACATGGAGAAGGATTTTTTGCAATCAGGAAAGGAAATGAAGTTTATTATACCAGAAATGGTGAATTTATTAGGGATGTTAACGGCTATTTGGTTAATACACAAGGGTATTACGTATTGAATAGCAATGGCCAGCAATTGCAACTTCCAGAAAATTTTTCCATCGATGATTTCGGAAATGTGTTGGGCGAGAATGGAGAGATAATTGATAGAATAGGAATCTACTCATTACAAAACCCAAGGAAGCAAGGTGAGACGCTATTTTCTGGAAATGCGCAATTGATACGGGATGATCAATTAACACAGTCAAACACAAGGATCCTGTCAGGATATTTAGAAAAATCCAATGTGAATGTAGTTCGCGAGATGGTTAAGATGATAGATGCACACAGACATTACGAAGCTACATCTAAAGCTATTCTTGTACATGACGAACTACTTAACAAGGTTATAAATAATGTTGGAACGTTGAGATAG
- the flgG gene encoding flagellar basal-body rod protein FlgG produces the protein MINSLYSAATGMWAQQFKMDTVSNNIANVDTAGFKKVKAEFQDLIYSYSKNAGAATAQNSTTPTGIYVGHGVRLAATTKIFTQGNIENTGNALDLAISGDGFFQIQLQDGRIAYTRDGQFKVDNQGRVVTANGLLLSPAINIPQNAVSLTISPDGIVSAELADGTIQQLGNITLVRFVNPAGLKSIGDNLYIATTASGEPIEGTPGQDGFGTIMQGYVEKSNVDVVKEMVDMITAMRAYEFNSRSIMTADQMLQTASNLRR, from the coding sequence ATGATCAATAGTCTTTACAGCGCAGCTACTGGCATGTGGGCTCAGCAATTCAAAATGGATACTGTGTCGAACAATATTGCTAACGTAGATACCGCTGGTTTTAAGAAGGTTAAAGCGGAATTTCAGGATTTGATTTACAGTTATTCGAAAAACGCTGGTGCTGCAACAGCACAGAACTCCACAACACCAACAGGTATATACGTTGGACACGGTGTTAGGCTGGCAGCAACTACAAAAATCTTTACACAAGGTAATATAGAAAATACCGGTAATGCCTTGGATTTGGCAATAAGTGGTGATGGATTTTTTCAAATCCAACTTCAAGATGGAAGAATTGCGTACACCAGAGATGGACAATTCAAAGTGGATAACCAGGGAAGAGTAGTAACGGCAAATGGGTTATTGTTATCTCCCGCGATTAACATTCCACAAAATGCCGTTTCACTTACGATTTCTCCAGATGGAATAGTTTCTGCTGAGCTAGCAGATGGCACTATACAACAACTCGGAAATATAACATTAGTTAGATTTGTAAACCCTGCCGGCTTGAAATCCATAGGTGATAACTTGTACATCGCTACCACGGCAAGTGGTGAACCAATTGAAGGCACACCGGGACAAGACGGATTTGGAACGATAATGCAGGGGTATGTTGAGAAGTCGAACGTTGATGTTGTTAAAGAAATGGTAGATATGATAACTGCTATGAGAGCTTACGAATTCAATTCGAGATCAATAATGACAGCGGATCAAATGTTGCAAACGGCAAGCAACCTAAGAAGATAA
- a CDS encoding HEAT repeat domain-containing protein encodes MDDFNERQALIDRILREKGTDAFDDMIKLLEDEDENVREIAAEVIYRLGESVVGKLEEILKNAVKNGERNKISLLYIIDLLGDLNAKRSVKDILKALELYDLEESQLIIYEALAKLGAGEQFYPLLRYMLLEGEERFLLGPQVAIVMSYLDIPEVVHDFVDAIDSDDFSGEDLEIIKQALTNIINIRPTYKEILINIVGEDNFEKYIVK; translated from the coding sequence ATGGATGACTTTAATGAAAGGCAGGCACTAATTGATAGAATATTGAGAGAAAAAGGTACAGATGCCTTTGATGATATGATAAAATTACTTGAGGATGAAGATGAAAATGTTCGAGAGATAGCTGCAGAAGTTATTTACAGACTTGGAGAAAGTGTTGTAGGTAAGTTAGAGGAAATTTTAAAAAATGCAGTTAAGAATGGCGAAAGGAACAAAATAAGCTTACTGTACATAATAGATTTGCTTGGAGATCTTAACGCAAAACGTTCTGTTAAGGATATTCTTAAAGCGCTTGAATTATACGACCTGGAGGAATCACAACTTATTATCTATGAAGCCTTGGCAAAACTCGGTGCTGGAGAGCAATTCTATCCTTTGCTTAGATATATGCTTTTGGAAGGTGAAGAGCGGTTTTTGTTGGGTCCGCAAGTTGCTATTGTAATGTCTTATTTGGATATACCTGAAGTTGTACATGATTTTGTTGATGCCATAGACAGTGATGATTTCTCTGGTGAGGATCTTGAGATAATAAAGCAGGCGCTGACAAACATCATAAACATACGTCCAACTTATAAAGAGATACTAATTAACATAGTTGGCGAAGACAATTTTGAAAAGTACATAGTAAAGTGA
- the plsY gene encoding glycerol-3-phosphate 1-O-acyltransferase PlsY has protein sequence MAAVVGYFIGSIPFSYIIPMLKGIDITKVGSGNVGGTNVLRNLGTKYGALAMFLDIMKAVIAVIIFKGHGENSMVMAGAMSVFGHCYSPFVKFKGGKGVATTLGTLFGIFPPAGLFALGIWISVVALTQYVSLASIIGLLAGSIFSLIFGKDYWLVFLALTLFSLLRHKENIKRLIQGNERKTNIVDYFLGWMEKKDEKR, from the coding sequence GTGGCGGCTGTTGTGGGATACTTTATAGGTTCCATTCCATTTAGCTATATCATTCCAATGCTAAAAGGAATAGACATTACAAAAGTAGGTAGTGGAAATGTTGGAGGTACGAATGTGTTAAGGAATTTGGGCACGAAGTATGGAGCTTTAGCTATGTTTTTAGATATAATGAAGGCAGTTATAGCTGTGATAATATTTAAAGGTCATGGTGAAAATTCTATGGTTATGGCAGGTGCAATGTCTGTTTTCGGACATTGCTATTCACCATTTGTCAAATTTAAGGGAGGTAAAGGAGTAGCTACAACACTTGGCACGCTTTTTGGCATTTTTCCACCCGCGGGGTTATTTGCACTCGGAATATGGATAAGTGTTGTTGCGTTGACTCAATATGTATCTCTTGCTTCAATAATAGGATTGCTAGCTGGTAGTATTTTTTCATTAATTTTTGGAAAGGATTATTGGCTTGTCTTCTTAGCGCTCACATTGTTTTCATTATTAAGACATAAAGAAAATATAAAAAGACTTATTCAAGGAAACGAAAGGAAAACCAACATAGTGGATTACTTCCTTGGCTGGATGGAGAAAAAAGATGAAAAAAGGTAA
- a CDS encoding tetratricopeptide repeat protein → MSQLNEDILKKIKEAVELSESGKIKEALEIYISLLEYEIPEVYNNIGNLYRREGMLGKSIEMYRKAIQLDPNFSLPYFNLACALMEIEKYNEAILFFEKAEKLGLESFDLRVQLALCYLATGNISKAKKLIEDERVRCEVQKYVEGDVFK, encoded by the coding sequence TTGAGTCAATTGAACGAAGACATTTTAAAGAAAATTAAAGAAGCTGTTGAGTTGTCGGAAAGTGGGAAGATAAAGGAAGCTTTGGAAATATATATTTCTCTTCTGGAATACGAAATTCCAGAGGTGTATAATAACATTGGAAATCTTTACAGAAGAGAAGGGATGCTCGGAAAATCAATTGAGATGTATCGGAAGGCTATACAATTGGATCCTAATTTTTCTTTACCTTACTTCAATTTGGCATGTGCACTAATGGAAATTGAAAAATACAATGAAGCTATTTTATTTTTCGAAAAGGCGGAAAAATTAGGATTGGAATCTTTTGACTTGCGTGTTCAACTAGCTTTGTGCTACCTTGCTACGGGAAATATTTCAAAAGCCAAAAAGTTGATAGAAGATGAAAGGGTACGTTGCGAAGTACAGAAGTATGTAGAAGGGGATGTTTTTAAATGA